In a single window of the Cucumis melo cultivar AY chromosome 11, USDA_Cmelo_AY_1.0, whole genome shotgun sequence genome:
- the LOC127143961 gene encoding pectinesterase inhibitor-like, whose amino-acid sequence MANNSCLVIVSFIGVLLFTNNVASSTDVVSTICPKTSNPPFCSSVLKSASTTDLKGLAVYTLNFAHTNARKSLTVASSLAKTTLNPQLKQRYSSCAESYDEAIGDIENAQKDLVLGDFNGVNIVTSGAMTGIDDCQDKLAQPPKDTSLLLKNGKTLNDICSIILVISNLL is encoded by the coding sequence atggcCAATAACTCTTGTCTCGTTATTGTCTCTTTCATTGGAGTTCTTTTGTTCACTAACAACGTGGCATCATCTACTGATGTCGTTTCCACCATCTGTCCAAAAACCTCAAATCCACCATTTTGTTCAAGTGTGTTGAAATCTGCAAGCACTACAGATTTAAAAGGCTTGGCTGTATACACCTTAAACTTTGCCCATACAAATGCTCGCAAATCTTTGACCGTAGCCAGCTCACTAGCAAAAACCACCCTCAATCCTCAACTTAAGCAACGATATTCGTCTTGTGCTGAGAGCTATGATGAAGCTATTGGAGATattgaaaatgcccaaaaagACTTGGTACTTGGTGACTTTAACGGTGTCAATATTGTAACTTCTGGTGCTATGACAGGGATTGACGACTGTCAAGATAAGTTGGCGCAGCCACCAAAGGATACGTCGTTGCTTTTGAAGAATGGCAAGACTCTAAATGATATATGcagcattattttggttatatccaaTCTTCTTTGA